The nucleotide sequence TGTTAATATCGCCGGCCAAGAAATAATCCTTTTTTTCCCGTATAGATTACACTCTGCAGGAAATAAAGCAAACACGGCGCTTCTTCTTCAACTGCTTTTCTAAGATAATGTGTATACCCCTGTCAGTTGGTGGCTACACCTACATTCTCTCTACTCCTACCCTATTGCGTGTGCGGTTTCAGAGCAACTTCATTCTCAGAGGCATTtccatggaaaaaaaacaaaacattccgATTGTTCTTCTTAGAAATGCAACAAATCTCACGACGCGTTCCCAGTAACTGTGGGACTACACTTCAGACTCACTCCTAACTGGGATGTTGAGGTCCAGAGTGTGGTGGCAGAAGCGATAGACCACAGACCAGCTGGCCTTCTGCTTCACAAACAGCCTTAGCTTGTCTCTGAAGGTCTCTCCCAGGAAGCTGTAGATGATGGGGTTCAGGCAGCTGTTGGAGAAAGCTGCTAGGTTGACAATATGCCCAGTCAGAGGGTAGTCGTGCCACAGGGTGGTTGCACTGCGCTTTGATGGATCTGCCGTGCCCTGGAGTAGCTGGATGCTAATGAAGACGTTCTCAGGTAGCCAGCAGATGAAgaacaccagcaccaccacgACAATCATGCGCAGGGCTTTCTGTCGGCGTGGCCACAAGCCCCTGTGCTTCTGCGCCCTCATGAGGATGCGAACGATCAGGGAGTAGCACAAACCGATGATAGAGAAAGGCACCAGGAAACCGATTGTCACCTCCAGCCACTGGATCTCGAAGACATTGGCGAAGCAGAAGTGGATCTCGCCCGTGTGCTGTGTCTGCACAATGGTGAAGGGCAGAAGGGTGGCCAGGATGGAGGCCATCCAGATGAGGCTACAGCTGAGCTTGGCATGCTGCATGGTGCGCAGCGGTCTGCTGCTCATGGAGTTGGCTAGAGCCACGTAGCGGTCGAAACTCATCCACGTCAGGAAGAAGATGCTGCTGTACATGTTGACTTGCAGGAAAAGAGACATGAAGGTGCAGAGAACAGCGTAGTCATAGTACTTCTCGTTCAGGTTAAAGACCTCGATGAGCGAATCGGCCACTAAAATGAGATCAGCCACCGCCAGGTTGATGAAATAAAGGTCAGGGATGGTCATCTTCTCTCTGTGGTTCAAGTTAACCACCAGGATGAGGATGTTCCCAATAATCCCAATGGGGAAGAGGAGGATTGTGTACAGGCAGGAGAGGAAAAGGCCAATGACATAAAACTCATAGGTGCCTGAATTCTCATTCAGACCTGTCGAGTTCAAGTCAAACGAAGTGTTGAAGTGCTCGGTGCTGTTCTGATAAAAGTGAATCAGACTGGTGGTCTGCTCCTCCATACTGACAGAGTCTCTGTACTGCATGTCCCGAATCATAGGTCAAACGCTTCACCGACGCTACATACTGCGTTTGAGTGTGTGCCCAGCTCACAGGATTGAGTGGACAGCTCATTTAGGCTGTAATTTCCATTCTTTTcaagtctgatcttacacaacAGACAGCTCAGCAGGAGTTAATACCATCCTGAGGAGTTCGCCTCTTGAGACAGGACGAACATGGGAATAGATGCCAATAAGCACCTCCATGTTGTTAATCGTCTCATCTGTGGGGGCTGCCTGGACTTGTGTGATCCATGACACTGACACGaggggtctctctctctagaggCCGTGCTTCTTTTGTACAGTTTGTTCTTTACACATTTTAATTCCAGTGCTGCTTTGCCTCCTCCGGTCCAAAAGCATGATTATTCATCAGGCAGCAGTCGATGACGCTATTACTGTGACACCTAATCTAGTGAGAaagaggaagggaggaaagagagagagagagagagagagagagagcagaaaccagagagagagggaaaagaaaaaaaagtaattacaaGAGAAGAAAAATACCAGGCACCCTGCTCCTGTGCTGTGCCTGGCATCAATTCCTGTCTCGTTCCATGTCGGTATTTAATATCTATTGCAGTATCAGTACATAAGAAGCACTAGGGAGTGattgaaatgaaaaacagaacATATCAAATAAAGAACAATAAAACAACTTGACAGATATGCAGATTTCTATCAGCAGATTTTCTTACAAAGCAGGAAGAACGTATGAAACGAGTTACAGCTACATGATTACTTTGTTCTGATTAATGACCAGTGGAACCCATAATGAGCTCATTTTCTCTTCACTTAGAGGAAACAGAGATGAGTAGAAGACAAGACCAGACCCAGCTTAAATGTATATACATTTAATGTATACACATTATTCCATTTGCAAATTCCAGATAATTTTATTTCTGCTCTTTGCTTCATTAAAGATGCAAAGGTATCGCCATAATGAGAATGATCATCTTGTGCGACAGAGAAAATCTTGACCTTTAACGGATGACCAGAGCCCCACCGCTCGCTCCTTCGCCGCTGATGATTCCTGTGAAATATTAATTCCtttccagaaaaacacacaccttcacagcTACATTTAACTAGCGCAAAGTATGCAGCCCTCATCCAGAGTGCAACGAAGCCTTAAAATGTAGAGATGTACGGATTTTACTGTAGTTATATCATATAGTCTGTCCACCTGTTAGAGATGTAAATCACATGTCCTTTCACAGCAAAGCCCTGGGCTTAGGGATCAGGTTCCCAGACAAATTGATTGACttgaggaagaaaaaacaaagttgTGCTGCCAGGTGACTAAAATTAGCATGGTTTATTTTTAGTCAAGTACAGAATTTTACAGAATGTAGGCAAATTAATCTGACATATTTACCGTGATTAAGTTTATCAAGCAGTAtaattattaattgttattaaaGTCACACAGCTGATGAATAAACTAAGGCACAAAATCTTCATAAATAAGCTCAAATAATGATAAAGTATGTGATTAGATCTTTGATACATcctggttatttatttaaagcttaaaagctcaaaaaaataaaataaaaaaaataaaagctctaAAAAACTCTTTTCAAGTATATTATTGATGATAATTGCACAGAAATAATATAGTGCACAGTATGGAACAGGACCATCATTACAACTTTTTCTGGCACTTTAAATTCCACACTAAAACTGGATTAGAATTCATGTTTCGTTTCTGTTTCATCTTCAGATGATATAAGTGATGAACTTTTGATTTCCAAAGACATAAAACAGGTCTTGCTCACGCTCGGTCAATCTGTTTGCTCCGGTTGTTTTTGTGTCCGGACGTATTCTCCATCAGGTCAGGAGATTTTCTCTACAAACAAGCCAGCTTTTATGACCTAGCTGTAAAAGAAAGGTTCTTACCTTCCAggcgtgtgtctgtgtctgtggcTGTCACACGGGCAATGCAGCGCTCGCTCGCAGAATTCAGACCAGCCTCTGAGATTTGTAATCCCACGTACGGTTCCACTCCCAGCGCCCCCTACATGCAAAACCCTGCCTGAGAATGGGATCGAGCCAGGGACGATCAGAGCAGCCTCCCACCATTCCAGCTCACTCTTGAGATTTgctgcatgtgtatgtgtgtgtgtgtgtgtgtgtgtacactgtctACCCaagctcctccacctcctcattTGCTTTCTCCTCCTTCCTCTGCTCTGTCTTCAGTCCTGCTcttgcacccccccccccaccacacatctaccccccccccaccctttCCTTTTCCCCCTGCAGCATCACAGATGAGAAGAACCCACTGACCTGAGTGACTTTGTACCAGGTGAAGGCAGACACGCCTCCTGATTCTCCTGAACACTCTCAGCCGCACGTTCCAGAGCCTGATTATTGCTTTCAGGAACCTTGACTTTTAAAAGTCAAACCTTGTGACTGGTGCAAatttttactgagaaaaatgcaGATCAGGAGCACAAGGTCCATGTTCCTGCAGCGTTAAGTCTGAGGGAGCGCTGGAATACAGAAAGGCTCGATCGCTTTATTATAACATTCCAATTCATgacacatttcagaaaatggAGCTTTATACAGGATCCTgtgctaatatatatatatatatatatatatatatatatatatatatatatatttgcattttgGAGTAAGGCTTTATTTGAAAGTGCtttcataacacattcataaatATATTCAGAATTTCCAAAAGACTCATATCAGAACATGAACAGCCTTTATATGTTATGATATTgcatggttttatttatttgttcttttcatGTCTGCAGTTATCTTTATGAGGCGACTGATTCAGACCCTATGCACCTGtacgtatttatttatcatgAAAAAGTTATAGAATTTAAACACAACCTTACATTAGAGTGTTATACATGTACATTTGCTTAACATATTAAACATGAACTAACATTTACTAACACTAAACTTCTGAAGGCATTAAAATGACATCCGGACATCATAAAAGAGGACAGAATAAAGACTATATGGAAGAGTGGAAGTGGACTTGGGTTAGAAATATCTACTGTATTAAACCCTTCACTAAAGGTGAGACAGGAGCCGGACACATTCTGACAATACTCTATTACTGTATGTACTGGATATCTTCTACAAAATATCTATTCTTATTTATGAAGCCCATGTATGCCAGGTGttaatataaatgattttattaccTTTTATAACTGTCCTGAATGTGCAGTTAATAAAAACAAGCTGATAacatgcaagaaaaaaaaaaatccagtagcACAGTATATTAATGCTAACCTTAATCATGTAAAgataaaaaatgcataaaactAATATCATGCTGCATATTTGGAGATAAGCCTTTCATAAATTCTCTAACACTATGAAATATTTAAGCAGtgcttataaatgtgttataagtGCTATTTGAAGGTACTctttaaataaagtgttactGCTACTGTCATTAAACATTACAGAGGAAAGTGTAAGAAATGTTCCTCATTAGAATttacatagatacacacacacacacacacacacacacacacacatacacacacacatatatatatatatatatatatatatatttatatatatatatatatatatatatatatatatatatatatatatatatatatatataatattatattaataatatatatatataaaatgaacttAAGAAAATGACAAGCTCCGAGAAGAAAATTCTCATATTTCAGCGAGTTCATTATAAATAGCTGGTGGAAACTCGCTTGGGGATTCATTCTTTTGAAGCGAGCACACACGGGAACGAGAGACGACCAAACGAGACGCAAGTAAATGTCACTGATGTCTTTTACAAGACCGCTTTGCAGAGAGCTGATTGGCTTTCAGCGAGGAGCCTTTGAGCATGTCCGAGTTAAATAAACAGATCTACTTATACAGTGTAATATTAACTTTACAGGCAGCTGGAATATTAATTCTACCCAACAAACCTGGGAAAGTGACTCTGTCTGAAAGACAATACAAATacactgtaaataataataataataataataataataataataataataataataataataataataataataataataatatttaaaaaataataatatttaaaaaataataatatttaaaaaagcttTCATTATGTAAGGAAAAaatgattatagattatttacaaaaacagtACTGTACTTGGAGAAGTTGGCAATATTTTCAAGTATTTcatatttacagtaaaatataacaatatccTGTTGTTTTTAACATATATTAGTGTATTGTTTCAAGTaacatattatataatttaaatataaaatacctGGAAATATAATTCTAGTATAAATTATGATCCAGCACATCTGTCTAATGCAGAATACGAATGAGCAGAAAGATTCAGGTTTTGCACGACAACAAGCTCAAATAATATcagatgaataaatatatagGGGTGTtatatattatgcagcaagtgaaGAGTCAGTTCTCTAAATTGGTGtgctggaagcaggaaaaatggataagTGTAAGGATCTAAATGACTTTGACCAGGACGAACTGTGAATTCTGATGACTTGAGTCTGAGCTTCTCCAGTATAGTGGAAttaatggttttaatgttatggctgatcagtttataatattttaacttattatttttattattattattattattattattattattattatttgccaaTCAGTGCATCTGTTGATATTCTGAAGGATATTTTAGTAAGACTGATTAAATGTTAAGCTGATTAAAGTGaggaaaaacaagacaaaaaagatattaaatgaatttatatCACATTTCTAAATGATGATTCCACTGAATGAAAAATAGATAACAGTTTATATTAGAGGTGATATCAAATATTTAAtggttttaatttaaatgcaaataaataaaaagaaaaagttccTAAAGTTTATGAGCAAGTGTTACCTACATGTTCTACAGTTACCTCTGTGAGAAGTTTACACAGACaatctatacacatctgtacgCAATCTACACAAACTATATAAGCTATTAAAGATTTTAGTGCAGTGCAAAACATTATATCCTAgtgaagaaattaaataaagaaaaatatatataatatttttaattataagattattataagattattaaatattagaCCATTAAGCCTAATTCTTGACATACAGTGGATATTAAAacctacacacccctgttaaaacaACAGGCAGCTTTTTGTGATGTGAAAAAATTAAGCCAAGATAAATAATATCAGAAATTCTATCATGGTTGATATAAAATTAAGAACTAAGTagaaaaacaagtaaaaataataataaaaaaaactataaatgaCCTAGATGCTTAAGTATGTACATCCCTAatctaattattttaattattattatacaaatttTATTTGCAGTTTCACCAATCCATGtaattttttacaaaaaaagcaCACTCTCACAAATGttgaaaaaatacacaaaatcaagcattatTGGTTGCAGAAATCTCTGAGGGGCTGTTATGAGTTGAATCTTACATTGTACTGTAACTTACAAAACATTGTCCATTTTCCTAGTTGACTGGTGCAGCTCTTGACCTATCAGGTGTCctatatattaatattagttAGAAACTGTACAGCTAAATGAAATGCTGTGGTGTGTTCGGTTGATGATTTAAGTTATATTAACATTACAGTATTTTTCTACATCATTAGTTTTTTTGTTCCACATTATAGCTGCTGTGCCTTATATTCATGTAACCTTGATAACATACACATAGTACATGTGATGTAAAGTGTATTAAAAAAGTCTGAATAAATGTCTTGTTGTAAAATTCATCATCTCAGGGAACTTTTCCTTGACTCATTTGCCTctagcttgctcattagagataaacatgaattaaaaagTTGTATTCTGAATTTTGATATTCTTTAATATACTTTAAGGgcattgtccattgttaaaagtacaatacaaataaaattgaattgaaattggaTGATTTTTCATTAGCATTTATCTACAGAGGATATTCAACCTCACTGTAAAGCACTGTGaggaaaaattaaataaagacacaCTCTCAGTCTTTAGTTAAAATGATGATTAAGGTGTGATCTATTTTGCTGATAGTGATTGATGCACTGATTTAATTTAGAAAAGGGAGTTCAAgttgttgtgtgagtgattgtgtttGCTATGACGTTTTGCTCACAGTGTAAAAGATTGTGGTTCGTATATTTTGAGAGCATTAAGAGGTTTGACATTTGAGCTTTGAGCTCTGGGGAAATGTAACAACAGAACTGAGAAACACTGTGTACAAGCAAGATATAAAAGAATAGAACCCAGTGTACAAGACaagataaaagaaataaacatgagGGAGTAAAATAAATTTCTATGGGTTAATGGTgataacacaatgtaacacacagaTAGCATATTGTAGCAGACTGTAAAATTGATAACAGagagataacacactgtaacacactgtaacactaacacactgtaacacaatgtaacactgataacacactgtaacacaatgtaacactgataacacacagtaacactaacacactgtaacacaatgtaacactgataacacactgtaacacaatgtaacactgataacacacagtaacactaacacaatgtaacacaatgtaacactgataacacactgtaacacaatgtaacactgaacagagtaactcagataaaacactgataacacactgtaacactgataatacactgtaacacagataacacactaacaaattGTAACTCAGATgaaacactgataacacactgtaacactgataacacacagtaacacaatgtaacactggtaacacactgtaacactgataacacacagtaacactgataacacacagtaacactaacacactgtaacacaatgtaacactgataacacacagtaacactgataacacacagtaacactaacacactgtaacacaatgtaacactgataacacactgtaacacaatgtaacactgataatatactgtaacacaatgtaacactgataacacactgtaactcagataaaacactgataacacactgtaacactgataacacacagataacacactgtaacacactgtaacactgataacacacagtaacactgataatacactgtaacactggtaacacactgtaactcagataaaacactgataacacactgtaacactgataacacactgtaacacaatgtaacactggtaacactgataacacacagtaacactaacacactgtaacacaatgtaacactgataacacactgtaacacaatgtaacactgataacacactgtaactcagataaaacactgataatacactgtaacacagataatacactgtaacacagataacacacagataaaacactgtaacacacagtaacactggtaacacactgtaacactgataacacacagtaacactgataatacactgatgacacactgtaacactgataacacactgtaacacaatgtaacactgataacacactgtaactcaaataaaacactgataacacacagtaacactgataacacactgtaactcaaataaaacactgataacacactgtaacactgataacacactgtaactc is from Hemibagrus wyckioides isolate EC202008001 linkage group LG24, SWU_Hwy_1.0, whole genome shotgun sequence and encodes:
- the gper1 gene encoding G-protein coupled estrogen receptor 1; amino-acid sequence: MIRDMQYRDSVSMEEQTTSLIHFYQNSTEHFNTSFDLNSTGLNENSGTYEFYVIGLFLSCLYTILLFPIGIIGNILILVVNLNHREKMTIPDLYFINLAVADLILVADSLIEVFNLNEKYYDYAVLCTFMSLFLQVNMYSSIFFLTWMSFDRYVALANSMSSRPLRTMQHAKLSCSLIWMASILATLLPFTIVQTQHTGEIHFCFANVFEIQWLEVTIGFLVPFSIIGLCYSLIVRILMRAQKHRGLWPRRQKALRMIVVVVLVFFICWLPENVFISIQLLQGTADPSKRSATTLWHDYPLTGHIVNLAAFSNSCLNPIIYSFLGETFRDKLRLFVKQKASWSVVYRFCHHTLDLNIPVRSESEV